Within Massilia endophytica, the genomic segment TACGTGGGGCGTGGCGTGCTCACCACAGCCAATTACGAGGCGCGCAAGCTGGGCGTCGGTTCGGCCATGGGCACGATGAAGGCGGCCAAGCTGGCGCCCGATGCGGTGCTGCTGCCCGTGAACTTCGACAACTACCGCCATTACTCCCGTCTCTTCAAGGCGGCCGTGGCCGGCATAGCGCCCGCCATCGAAGACCGGGGCATCGACGAGATCTATATCGATCTCACGGACGTGCCCGGCGAAACGCGGGAGCTGGCGCTGCGCATCAAGCAGGCGGTGTTCGATGCCACGGGGTTGACGTGCTCCATCGGCGTGACGCCGAACAAGCTGCTCTCCAAGATCTGTTCGGACCTGGAGAAGCCGAACGGCCTCACCATCCTCGGCTACGAGGATGTGCCCGCCCGTATCTGGCCGCTGCCCGCGCGCAAGGTGAACGGCATCGGTCCGAAGGCGGCGGCGCGGCTGGCGGACCTGGGCATCGAGACCGTGGGGCAGGTGGCGCAGGCCGATCCCAAGCTGCTGCAGGAGCATTTCGGCCTCAACTACGCCGAATGGCTCAAGCGCGTGGCGCACGGGCGGGACGAGCGGGGCATCTCCACGCGCTCCGACCCGAAAGGGATGAGCCGCGAAACGACCTTCGACCGCGACCTGCATGCGAAGCAGGACCGGGAAGAGCTCTCCGGCATCTTCACCCGCCTGTGCGAGAAGGTGGCGGCGGACATGCAGCGCAAGGGCTATGTCGGCTGCACCGTGGGCATCAAGCTGCGCTATGCCGACTTCCGCACCGTGACGCGCGACGTGACCCTGCCCCAGCCGACGAACGACGCCATGGCGATCCGGCGCGCGGCGGGCGAATGCCTGCGCCGCGTGCCGCTCGACCAGCGCCTGCGCCTGCTGGGCGTGCGGGTCAGCACCCTGAGCTCGCTGGACGAGCTGCCGCCCGGTGCGCTGGCCCGGCAGGGGGAGTTGTTCGCTGATCAATAACTCGCGATAATGGGCCCGCGCTGCACGGATTGCAGCCCACACAGGGAGTTCCACATCGACGAAGCACGTTTGCGTCCGCGCCACGCCTGGCTCGCGGTTCTGCTGATATTGCATATTGCCGCTCTGCTGGCCTGGCAGCAGGGCGCGCGGATCGCTCCGCCCGCGCTTGCGGCGCGCAGCGAGCTTGTTTTCGTCATGCCGCCGCCGGCGCGGCCCGTGGCGGTCCCGCCCGTGCAGGGCCGTTCGGCGCCCCAGCCGAAGGCGCCCTCCGCAAGGCGCATGGAGCCCGAAGCCATCACCGTGATGCCAGCGACGCCCGCCACGCCGCCCCCGGCCGAGGCTGCGCCTGCACTTCCTGCCGATCCCTTTTCCGACAGCAAGCCGCTGGCCGCCACGGCGCGCGACGCCGTCGGCACCGCGATGAAATCCCTGCAGAAGGAGCGGCCCCATGCTTTCCTGAGCACCGTGCAGTCGGCCGGGACCATCGAACGCGCCCTGGCGAAAGCGGCTGGCACAACCGGGACGCGGTTGGAGGAGCTGGTGTTGCCGGACGGCCGCCGCATGACGCGGGTGCGTGCCGGCGGCGGCACTTATTGCGTGGTGATGGACTCCCCAGCGGGCTCAGCCGGGCGTGACGTTTTTCGCGACGGCGTGAAGTCGAGAACGGTGACTTGCCCCAACTAGCACGTGTAAAATACCGTTCCCCTGAAACAAGCTGAACAAGGCCCGTACACCTTATGTGGTTCAAGAATCTACAGATTTACCGTCTGCCCGCCCCGTGGGCATTTACCCCGGAACAACTTGAAGAAGCCCTGCGCCCGCATTCGTTCACGCCTGCCAGCAGCAACGAGATGATGCGCCAGGGATGGGACTCGCCGCGCGGCAATGGCTCGCTCGTGCACGTGGTCAACAAGCAGATGCTCCTGCTGCTGGGCACCGAAAAGAAACTGCTGCCTACGACCGTGGTGAACCAGGTGGCCAAGGCCCGCGCCGCCGAGCTGGAAGAACAGCAAGGTTTCGCCCCAGGCAAGAAGGCCATGAAGGAACTGAAGGAACGCGTGCACGACGAACTGCTGCCGCGCGCCTTCACCATCCGCAGCAATGTGTGGACCTGGATCGACCCGGTCAACGGCTGGCTGGTGGTGGATGCGGCAAGCCCGGCCAAGGCGGACGAAGTTATCAAGCTGCTGCTGAAGGCCGTGGACCGCATGCCGCTGGAAAGCCTGCGCGTGCAGCGTTCCCCGGTGGGTGTGATGACGGCCTGGCTGCAGGACGACGAAGCGCCGGCCGGTTTCACGGTCGACATGGATACCGAACTGCGCGCCACGGGCGAGAGCAAGGCGGCGGTGCGCTATGTGCGCCACACCCTGGAGCCGGAAGAAGTGCGCCGCCACATCGCGGCGGGCAAGCAGTGCACGCGCCTGGCCATGACCTGGGACAGCAAGATCTCCTTCGTGCTGACGGAAGCGCTGGCGATCAAGGGCGTCAAGCCGCTGGACGTGATGAAGGAAAACGAAGCCACCACCCGCAACGACGAAGAGCGTTTCGACGGCGACTTCATGCTGATGACGGGCGAACTGAGCAAGCTGCTCAAGGACGTGGTCGAAGCGCTGGGCGGCGAGGCCGCAGCGTAATACGAGGCGGCGCCAGCGCCGCCTTTTTTCTTACAGCGGCTGGAAGACTCCGGCCGCGCGGTTCTTCTGCACGTTGTCCCAGGCGAAGATCTGTCCGTTCATGGCCACGTACACGCCGGGCGGAAGGGTCTGGGCGGCGGCGCAGGCGAAGCCCAGGTTGAACAGCGCATCCGAGTTGTCGATCTCGTAGGGAATCATGGCGCCGGTCAGCACGATGGTCTTGCCCAGCGCAACGGGGCCCAGCACGGCGGCCGTTTCCTTCATCGTGTCCGTACCGTGCACGATCACGATGGCCTTCTCCGGGGCCGCCTGGCAGCTGGCCAGCACGCGGGCGCGGTCGGCGTCCACCATATCCAGCGAATCCAGCAGGGGCAGTTGCTCCAGCTCCACACCAACGGTAATGCGGGCGCGGGCGAGGGCGGCGGGCAGATGGCTCTCGGCGAAGCCCAGAGTGCCGTTCAGTTCGTTGTAGTGTTTATCGAAAGTGCCGCCGGTAGCGAGAATGCGCAAGGTCATGGTGATGTCGTCAATCGAATGCAGAATGGCGCATGATAGCCTGAAGCCCCCGGCTTGAAAAATCTTTGTGTGTACTCATCTGGAAAGCTTCATGAACGTTGAGTACACTGAATTCTTTGTTCCGTACCGCCATGAAAGCGCTCGCACCCGGCACCGTCATTTTCCATCGCCACCGTGGCTACGGGGTGATCACGGCCGTCAATCTCCTGACGGGCTGGATCGCTGCGCGCTTCGGCAGCGAGCAGCGCACGCTCGACCTGAATCTTTCCAGTGACGAAGTGCAGTTCGCGGACGGGGAAGCCATCCTCTTCCGCCGCGCCCCGCCCGACCGCATGCCGCACGCGCGGCTGATGGCCATGGTGCGCGCGCTGCACCTGGCGGGCTACCAGAAGCTCTACCTCTACACCTGGCCCAAGCCCTCGGGGCTGCACTGGCGCTGGCACCTTTTCACGGGGCAGCGCGACTGGATGCAGCGCCCCTGGCGCGAAGGCTGGTACGGCTCGGGCGCCGACTACAACGTCAATCCCGTGATGGGCTGGGGCGACAATCCGGGCGCCACGACGGACGAGCTCATCCACGCCCTCGCGAAATTCGACCCGCAAGGCCTGGCGCAGGCGCTGGGCAAGGACGAAGACCACACGGCCTGGTTCGCGCAAGTGTGCGAGCACTTACTGCCGGGCTATATGTACAGTCTCGACATGCAGCGGCCGGAAGGTGCGCCGCTGAGCGACATGCCGGCGGTACCCGTGATCCCGGTACGCGCCAGCCTGCCGCCCTATCCCGGCCCCGACATCGGCTGGCCGCCCGGCTGGCAGGGCCTCTGGACCCGCGTCCACGCCATGCCCGCGCCCCGCATCAACCTCACCGGCATCCCCGAAGCCTGACCTGCAGCCCTACGGCCGCGCTCGTGTCCACTTCTGGTGCCAGGGAAGATTTTTGGACACGAGCTTGTCGGTAGTGGCCTTAGTGCCGAGTTTGTGTCCACTTTTCTTCCCTGGCACCAGATTTGGACACGGGCTCGTCAGTTGCGGGTATAGCCGGGGTTGAGGATGGTTTGGCAGCGGCCTTCGGTGAAGTCGATCAGGTTGCGGAAGGCGTGGGTGAAGTAGAGCTCGTAACTGTCCTTTTCCACGTAGCCCAAGTGGGGCGTGGCCAGCACGTTGGGCATGCGCAGCAGGGCCGAGTCTTCCTGCAGGGGTTCGCTGGGGAAGACGTCCAGCGCCGCCGCACCAGGACGGCCTGCCGCCAGCGCCGCTTCCAGCGCGCCGTCGGCGACCAGTTCGGCCCGGCTGGTGTTGACGAAGAGGGCACCAGGCTTCATGCGCGCCAGGTCGTCCGCCGTGACGATGCCGCGCGTGGCGTCCGCCAGCCGCAGGTGCAGGGTCAGCACGTCGGCCTGCTCGAAGAAGGTCTCGCGGCTCGGCGCGGCGGCATGGCCGTCCGCCACCGCCGCGGCCCGGCTGGATTCGCTGCCCCACACCAGCACCTGCATGCCGAAGGCGCGCGCATAGGTGCCGATGAGCTTGCCGATCTTGCCGTAGCCCCAGATCGCCAGGGTGCGTCCGCCCAGCACCGTGCCCAGGGTGTTGAAGGCGGGCTCGGTGGATACCGTCTGCCACAGCCCCCGCTTCAGGTTGGCCGCATAGGGAACGATCTTGCGCTGCGCCGCCATGATCAGGGCCCAGGTGAGCTCGGCCGGAGCGGTAGGCGAACCCACGCCTTCGGCAATCGCAATGCCCAGCTCCGTCGCCGCCGCCACGTCGATGTGGCCGCTCACCTTGCCCGTCTGGGAAATCACTTTCAGGTTCGGCAGTTTCGACAGCAGCGCCCGGCTCAGGGAGGTGCGCTCGCGGATCAGGACCAGGGCGTCGAAGGGCTGCAGCCGCGCCGCCAGCTGGCCCATGCCGCGGATGGTGTTGGTGAAGACCTTGACCTCGTGGCCGTTCAATTGTGCGAAGCAGTCGAGCGTTCGCACCACATCCTGATAGTCGTCCAGAATCGCAATTTTCATGGGAGTTGGCAGAAGTTAGTGTGGAAATGGTAGGGAAATAACAGGATGCACAATATCTGGAATAGCCTACTACATTGGTCAACCATTTTTCCTACATTTTTGTCTGAATCGCAGGGGTGGAGGTGTACAATCGGCCACAATCAGGTCGTCAAACAGACGAGTTTGCCGCGGCCGAACGTTCCATCTCCCGCCTATATTGCCGCAGGGAGCGCGCCGTCGAGCAATCCGGCGCACCGACAGAACCGCCGTACACCGCCGATGCATTTCGAATGCTATTCCGAGCGCAAGCCATAAGCTGACGACGATCCTGCCGTGCCGGGACAAGACAGAATTCTTAATTGGCATTGGAGGTACTATGAATCAGCCCGTGATGGGAGGCGTTGCAACAATGAACGCACCAGCTTACATCAAACAGCAAAAGCTTATCAATTGGGTCGCCGAGGTGGCCGCATTGACCAAGCCCGACCGCATCTACTGGTGCGACGGCTCGCAGGAAGAGTACGACCGCCTCTGCGCCGAGATGGTTGCCGCAGGCACCATGAAGAAGCTGAATGAGGAGAAGCGCCCGAACTCCTACCTGGCCTGCTCGGACCCTTCCGACGTGGCCCGCGTGGAAGACCGCACCTTCATCTGCTCCGCCACCAAGGAGCAGGCCGGCCCCACCAACAACTGGATCGACCCCGCCGAAATGCGCGGCACCCTGAACGGCCTGTTCGACGGCTGCATGGTGGGCCGCACCATGTACGTGGTGCCCTTCTCCATGGGCCCCCTGGGTTCGCCCATCGCCCATATCGGCGTGGAACTGTCCGACTCGCCCTACGTGGCCGTCAACATGCGCGTCATGACCCGCATGGGCAAGGCCGTCTACGACGTGCTCGGCGCCGACGGCGCCTTCGTGCCCTGCGTGCACTCGGTGGGCGCGCCCCTGAAGGCCGGCCAGAAGGACGTGCCATGGCCCTGCAACAGCACCAAGTACATCGTGCACTTCCCCGAGACCCGTGAAATCTGGTCCTACGGTTCGGGCTACGGCGGCAACGCGCTGCTGGGCAAGAAGTGCTTCGCCCTGCGCATCGCCTCCAACATGGGCCACCAGGACGCGAAGGACGGCAATCCGGGCTGGCTGGCCGAGCACATGCTGATCCTGGGCGTGGAGTCGCCCGAAGGCAAGAAGCACTATGTGGCTGCCGCCTTCCCATCCGCTTGCGGCAAGACCAACTTCGCCATGCTGATTCCGCCTGCGTCCTTCAAGGGCTGGAAGATCACCACCATCGGCGACGACATCGCCTGGATCAAGCCGGGCAAGGACGGCCGCCTGTACGCCATCAACCCTGAGGCCGGCTATTTCGGCGTGGCCCCGGGCACGAACGAGAAGACCAACTCGAACTGCATGGCTTCGCTGCGCGAAAACACCATCTTCACCAACGTGGCCCTCACCGACGACGGCGATGTGTGGTGGGAAGGCATGACCAAGGAAGCCCCGGCCCACCTGATCGACTGGCAGGGCCGCGACTGGACGCCTGCCTCCGGCACCAAGGCCGCCCACCCGAACGCCCGCTTCACCGTGGCCGCCACCCAGAACCCGGTGATCGACCCGGCCTGGGACGATCCGGCCGGTGTGCCGATCTCGGCCTTCATCTTCGGCGGCCGCCGCTCCACCACCGTCCCGCTGGTGACCGAAGCGCGCGACTGGACCGAGGGCGTGTACATGGCCGCCACCATGGGCTCGGAAACCACCGCCGCAGCCGCCGGCCAGATGGGCGTGGTGCGCCGCGACCCGTTTGCCATGCTGCCTTTTATCGGCTACAACATGAGCGACTACTTCCAGCACTGGCTGAACTTCGGCAAGAAGCTGGGCGCCCAGGCGCCGAAGATCTTCTGCGTGAACTGGTTCCGTACCGACGAGCACGGCCACTTCGTCTGGCCCGGCTTCGGCGACAATATGCGCGTGCTGAAGTGGATGCTGGAACGCATCGAAGGCAAGGCGGGCGGCATCGAGACCCTGTTCGGCACCACGCCGCGCTACGGCGACCTGAAGTGGGACGGCATTCCCTTCTCGCCGGAAGAGTTCGAAACCATCACCTCCATCGACAAGGACGCCTGGCGCGAGGAGCTCAAGCTGCATGCCGAGCTCTTCGACAAGCTGGCCTACCACCTGCCCCAGGAGCTGGTGGACAACAAGGCCAAGCTGGAACAGCGCCTGTCGGCCTGACCTCCCATGCCAAACCGCCCGGTAAGCCGGGCGGTTTTTTTTGCTGGTAATTTCGCACATGTGTGCTAAACTGCCTGCATGGATGCCCTGACTGCCAAAAGCGAAGCCACCTTTGCCGCCATTCTTTCTGCCGCCAGCGATATGGCGGCGGCCGAGGGCATCGGCAAGCTGTCGCTGGGCGAGCTGGCCAAGCGCACGGGCATCAGCAAGAGCGGGGTGTTTTCCCGCGTCGGCTCGCTGGAGCAGCTGCAGGAAGCCGTGCTGGATGAATACGACCGCCGCTTCTCGGAAGATATTTTCCTGCCCACCCTGAGCCTGCCGAAGGGCCTGCCCCGGCTGCAGGCCCAGGTGAGCAACTGGATACGCCGCGTGAGCGACGAGGCCCCGCGCGGCGCCTGCCTCTATACGGCGGGCGCCTTCGAGTTCGACGACCTGCAGGGACCGCTGCGCGAGCGCCTGGAGCAGGGCGTGCTGACCTGGCGCGCCTCGCTGCGCCGCACGGTGCTGCAGGCCATGGAGGCCGGCCACCTGCGGCCCGATACCGATCCCGAACAGCTGGTGTTCGAGATCTACAGCCTGATCGTGGGCGTCATGCACGACACCCGCTTCCTGCGCGACAGCGAAGCGCCGCGCCGCATGCAGCGCGCCTTCAACCGCCTGATTTCAACCTACAAGAGTTTCAACGTCGAATAAGCGCGTGCGCGGCCCGCCATGGCCGCGCCTTTTTTTGATCTGAGTTCGCACGGGTGTGCGAAATGGAGGCTGGAAATGACTACCTTGCTATGGCTTCTGCCGGTCGGTTTCGTTGCGGTGCGCTGGAGCGGCCTGTTCGACCTGCTGCGTTCCATTCCCGACAGGAACGAGGACTTCGGCGAAGACTTCTGAGCCGAAAAAAAAGCGCGCCGGGCGGCGCGCTTCGGGTCTTACTTCTTCTTCAGCAGCGGCACCAGGTACTTGCCGGTGACGCTGTCCGGGTTGGCCGCCACCTCTTCCGGCGAGCCGGTGGCGATGATGCGTCCGCCGCCCGCGCCGCCTTCGGGGCCCAGGTCCACCACCCAGTCGGCCGTCTTGATCACGTCCAGGTTGTGCTCGATGATCACGAGGGTATTGCCCTGGTCGCGCAGGCGGTGGATCACCTTGAGCAGCAGGTCGATATCGTGGAAGTGCAGGCCGGTGGTGGGCTCGTCCAGGATATACAGGGTGCGCCCCGTGTCGCGCTTGGACAGCTCCAGCGACAGCTTCACGCGCTGCGCCTCGCCGCCCGAGAGGGTGGTGGCGCTCTGTCCCAGCTTGATATAGCCCAGGCCCACGTCCAGCAGGGTGTGCAGCTTGCGCGCGATGACGGGCACGGCCTTGAAGAATTCGTGCGCGTCCTCCACCGTCATCTCCAGCACCTCGGTGATGCTCTTGCCCTTGTAGTGCACTTCCAGGGTTTCGCGGTTGTAGCGCTTGCCGTGGCAGACGTCGCAGGGCACGTACACGTCCGGCAGGAAGTGCATCTCCACCTTGATCACGCCGTCGCCCTGGCAGGCTTCGCAGCGGCCTCCCTTCACGTTGAAGGAGAAGCGGCCCGCGCTGTAGCCGCGCTCCTTGGCCACCGGCACCGTGGAGAACAGCTCGCGGATGGGCGTGAACACGCCCGTGTAGGTGGCCGGGTTCGAACGGGGCGTGCGGCCGATGGGCGCCTGGTCCACGGCAATGACCTTGTCGAAATGCTCCAGGCCGCTGATCGTGTCGTGCGGCGCCGGTTCCGTCTGCGAGCCGTAGAGGTGGCGCGAGAGGGCGGGATAGAGCGTGTCGTTCACCAGGGTGGACTTGCCAGAGCCGGACACGCCCGTCACGCAGGTCAGCAGGCCGACCGGCACGTTCAGGGTCACCTTCTTCAGGTTGTTGCCCGTGGCGCCCGTCACCGTCAGCTGGCGCTTGGGGTCGGACTGGTGGCGCTTCTTCGGCACCTCGATCTTCAGCGAGCCGTTCAGGTACTGGGCCGTCAGGGACTTCTTGTTCTTCAGGATGTCCTTCAGCGGGCCGGAGGCGATCACGTCGCCGCCGTGCACGCCCGCGCCCTGGCCCATGTCCACGATGTAGTCGGCGGTGCGGATGGCGTCTTCGTCGTGCTCCACCACCAGCACGCTGTTGCCGATGTCGCGCAGGTGCTTGAGGGTGTCGATCAGGCGGTCGTTGTCGCGCTGGTGCAGGCCGATGGACGGCTCGTCCAGCACATACATCACGCCCGTCAGGCCGGAGCCGATCTGGGATGCGAGGCGGATGCGCTGGGCCTCGCCGCCGGAGAGGGTGTCGGCCGAGCGGTCCAGGGACAGGTAATCCAGGCCCACATTGTTCAGGAAGGTCAGGCGCGACACGATCTCCTTGATCACGCGGTCGGCGATGTCGCGCTTGGCGCCCTTGAGCTTGAGCTGCTCGAAGAAGCTGAGCGAATCGCGCAGGGGCTTCTCGGCGATCTCGTAGATGGCCCTCTCCTGCTTGCCGCTGCCGATCTTCACATGGCGCGCCTCTACGCGCAGGCGGGCGCCTTCGCAGGTGGGGCATTTCTTCTCGTTGATGAACTTGGCCAGCTCTTCCTTCACGGCCATGGAGTCCGTTTCGCGGTAGCGCCGCGCGAGATTGTTCACCACGCCTTCGAAGGTATGCTCCTTCACTATCGTGCGGCCGCGCTCGTTGATATAGGCGAAGGGCACCGCCGTCTTGCCCGAGCCGTGCAGCACCACTTCCTGCGCGCTGGCGGGCAGCTGCTCGAAGGGCACGTCCAGGTCGAAGCCGTAGTGGGCGGCGAGGCTGGTGAGCATCGAATAGTAGAACTGGTTGCGCCGGTCCCAGCCCTTCACGGCGCCGGAGGCGAGCGAGAGGTTGGGGAAGGCGACAATGCGCTTGGGGTCGAAGAACTCGATATGGCCCAGGCCGTCGCAATCGGGGCAGGCGCCCATCGGGTTATTGAAGGAGAACAGGCGCGGCTCCAGCTCCTGCAGGGAATAGCCGCAGGTGGTGCAGGCGAACTTGTTCGAGTACACGTGCTCGACGCCCGTGTCCATTTCGTAGGCCACGGCGCGGCCGTCCGCCAGGCGCAGGGCGGTCTCGAAGCTTTCGGCCAGGCGCTGCTTGATCTCCGCATTCACCTTCACGCGGTCGATCACCACGTCGATCGTGTGCTTCTCCGTTTTCTTCAGCTTGGGCAGGTCGTCCACTTCGTAGATCTTCGCGTCGTGGGTGCCGCTCTGCACGCGGAAGCGCACGAAGCCCTGGGCCTGCATCTGCTCGAACAGGTCGGCGTGCTCGCCCTTGCGGTTGGCCACCACGGGGGCCATGATCATCAGCTTGGTGCCCTCGGGCATGGCCAGCACGGCGTCCACCATCTGCGACACCGATTGCGCGGAGAGCGCATGGTCCGGGTGGTTGATGCAGTAGGGCGTGCCCACGCGCGCATACAGCAGGCGCAGGTAGTCGTGGATCTCGGTCACCGTGCCCACCGTGGAGCGCGGGTTGTGCGAGGTGGCTTTCTGCTCGATGGAGATGGCGGGCGAGAGGCCCTCGATCATGTCCACGTCCGGCTTTTCCATCAGCTGCAGGAACTGGCGCGCATAGGCCGACAGCGATTCGACATAGCGGCGCTGGCCTTCCGCATACAGCGTGTCGAACGCCAGGGAGGACTTGCCGGAGCCGGAGAGGCCGGTAATGACGATCAGCTTGTTGCGCGGCAGATCGAGGTTGATGTTCTTCAGGTTGTGCGTACGGGCGCCGCGGATGCGGATATATTCCATTGAGCTTGGGCCTTGGGTTCGGAGTGCTTGACGCGGATCAGGTAACTGGGCTATATACTGTATATAATACCAGTATTCAAGATTCGCCGCAAAACCGCAGAAAATTCCTCGCTGCGGGCCCCTTGCCCTGTCATATAATCATCGTTTAGCAATAATTTACGCAGGAGTACTACATGGCATCTGTCAACAAAGTCATCATCGTCGGCAACCTGGGCCGTGACCCGGAGATCCGCTACATGCCGAGCGGCGATGCCATCGCCAATATTGCCGTGGCGACCTCCTTCCGCAGCAAGGACAAGAACACCGGTGAGCAGAAGGAAGTCACCGAGTGGCACCGCATCTCCTTCTTCGGCCGCCTGGCCGAAATCGTGGGCCAGTACCTGAAGAAAGGCTCTTCGGTCTACGTGGAAGGCCGCCTGCAGACCCGCAAGTACACGGACAAGGATGGCGTGGAGAAGTACGCCACCGACATCATCGCCCAGGAAATGCAGATGCTGGGCGGCCGCCAGGGCATGGGCGGCGGCGATGCCATGGGCGGCGACGACATGGGCTACGACGCGCCGCCGGCCCGTCCGGCGCCCCGTCCGCAAGCGGCTGCGCCTGCACCGCGCCCCGCTCCCCGTCCTGCGCCGAACTTCTCGGACATGGACGACGACATCCCCTTCTAAAGCGCTTTCATCGCCAGACAAAAGCCTGCGCGCCTGTGGCCGCAGGCTTTTTAGCTTTGGCGCTCCGCGTCAGGAGGCGCGATGGGCAGGGAGCAGGCCTGCACATGCTGCCGGGCCCAGTGGTTCAGCGTCGCATCGGAGGCGGCAAGCAGGGCATGGGTAGCGGCGTAGTTCCTGACCCCATCCGGCAGCGCCTCGAGCAGCGCATCGGGCGGGGCGCCGTCCGCAGCGGCCGTTTCCGTGAGAAAGAGGAAGAAGGCGTGCCGACGGTATTCCACGGTGTTGTCGCCGATATAGGGATAGAGCCCTTTCATCAGCACCATGCTGTTGTAGAGCCTTAGCAGGGAGCGCGGATTCGTCATGCCAAACAGGGCCGCGCATTCCCGGAAGACCAGGGCCTGCCCGGGAGTGGCGAGCAGGTGCTCGTCCCCGTCCTCCGCCTCGTCGGCGGCAGGGGATTCGGAAGGGGGCTCCTCGCCGGCCGCATCGGCAGGGAGCTCCAGGGAGGCGTGGGCTGGCGCTTCGGGCGCGCCGCCCGCTGCCGGCCCGGCGGGGAGCTCCGGCACATCGAACAGCGCATGGTTGATATAGCGGGCCACCGCGGCGGGGGAAGGCTCCGGCAGGACCACGGACACCTGCAGGATCTTGGCCAGGAACTCGCGGCTCAGGCGGGCGCTGGCCCCGGCGGGCGCGGCCTTGTCCTGCAGGCGCTGCGCGACCGCGTCGAACAGCACGCGGTAGTCCACGGCGAAGACCAGCACCACCTCCCGGAATTCGGCAACCAGGCGGGTGGCCTCCACCGTGCGCCAGACGTTCTCCCGGCTGCAGCGGTCCAGATCGTCCACCACCAGCACATAGGTCTTCGGCTTTGCGGGCGCCTTCCCGTGGGAGGGAAGATAGTCGCGCAGCCGGAAGCGCGAGGCCCTGAACAGCCCGGCCAGCTCGCTGCGGATGCGGTGCGTCAGGCCGATGTGCTCGGCGTAACTGATATGTTTCAGGAAGGAGCGCAGGCCCTGGGTCAGTGGGCTCTTCCAGGCCAGCTGCGCCGCGAACAGCAAGGTCACCGCGCCCGTGATCCAGATGCGCATCGTTTCGTTCCAGAGCGCGTAGGCCTGGAAGCGGTACTTGCCGTCCAGGGCCTCCAGCGGCGCCAGGGTCAGCGCGCACAGCAGGAGCACCAGCAGGGTCAGGCCGAGCGCCGCATCGTCAATGAGGATGCGGTGCTTGAGCCGCAGCCAGAGGCGCCCGATCCAGCTGTGCCCGGCATAGACCTGCCGCATGATGGCGTCGGCCAAGGCGGCCGGCATGCTGCCGACGGTCTCGTTTTCCCAGGCATTGAACTCGATGATTTCCACGTCGCGCTCGCCGCCCACCTGGTTCCTGAGCAGGCTGACGACCGTGCTCTTGCCGCTGCCCCAGCGGCCGAACAGGCCGATGGCCAGCGACCGGTTCTGGGATTTGGAGCGGATGATACTGCGCAGCACCTGCACCAGGCGTTCGCGCTGCATCAGGTCGCGGCTAGCGGCGCCGTCCGCGATGGGGCGCACCCATCCGGCTCGCCCGGGTGGCGGCTCGGACGGGCCGGTCAGCGTGACGGCGCCGTCCTGCGGCGCCGTCTCGTCCACGGACAACCCGGCTTCCGCCCACAATTGCGCGTTGCCGCCGAAGTCCCACACATGCCGTTCGGCAGACGAGGGGGCGATGCGGAAGCCAAAGCGGGTCGCCTGCAGGAGCGCGGCCCGGTCGGTGAAGCTGCGCAGCAGCACGACATCCCCGATGTCTCCGAGGTCGTAGCCAGTCGCCCGCCGGGCGGTCAGCACCAGCCAGCCGGCCGAGGCGATCTCCTCGGGAAGTGCCGGCTTCTCGCGGCTTGAAATGCGGATCAGCCGGATGCCGCCATGGCGCGCGGCATTGAGCTCATGGTAGGCGGCGTCCACTTCCGCCAGGTCGCGGCAGATGAACACGGTGCGGCGCTCGCCCACGGCGGGGACGGCCAGCCGGACAGCCTGCCTGAGCGCCTCGGCCGACCACGCGGGGCTGCGGAAATAGGCAGGCATGGCATGGAATACGGGCGCCGACAGCATGCCCGCGCTAGCGGCCTCGGCAGTGCTCAGCGAATAGACGGGTTCGCCGAAGGATTGCTGCACTTCGATACT encodes:
- the dinB gene encoding DNA polymerase IV gives rise to the protein MSQERRIAHLDMDAFYASVELLRYPELRGVPVVVGGGSRHAPRLRADGTHEFSRLRDYVGRGVLTTANYEARKLGVGSAMGTMKAAKLAPDAVLLPVNFDNYRHYSRLFKAAVAGIAPAIEDRGIDEIYIDLTDVPGETRELALRIKQAVFDATGLTCSIGVTPNKLLSKICSDLEKPNGLTILGYEDVPARIWPLPARKVNGIGPKAAARLADLGIETVGQVAQADPKLLQEHFGLNYAEWLKRVAHGRDERGISTRSDPKGMSRETTFDRDLHAKQDREELSGIFTRLCEKVAADMQRKGYVGCTVGIKLRYADFRTVTRDVTLPQPTNDAMAIRRAAGECLRRVPLDQRLRLLGVRVSTLSSLDELPPGALARQGELFADQ
- a CDS encoding recombination-associated protein RdgC encodes the protein MWFKNLQIYRLPAPWAFTPEQLEEALRPHSFTPASSNEMMRQGWDSPRGNGSLVHVVNKQMLLLLGTEKKLLPTTVVNQVAKARAAELEEQQGFAPGKKAMKELKERVHDELLPRAFTIRSNVWTWIDPVNGWLVVDAASPAKADEVIKLLLKAVDRMPLESLRVQRSPVGVMTAWLQDDEAPAGFTVDMDTELRATGESKAAVRYVRHTLEPEEVRRHIAAGKQCTRLAMTWDSKISFVLTEALAIKGVKPLDVMKENEATTRNDEERFDGDFMLMTGELSKLLKDVVEALGGEAAA
- a CDS encoding asparaginase domain-containing protein, with the translated sequence MTLRILATGGTFDKHYNELNGTLGFAESHLPAALARARITVGVELEQLPLLDSLDMVDADRARVLASCQAAPEKAIVIVHGTDTMKETAAVLGPVALGKTIVLTGAMIPYEIDNSDALFNLGFACAAAQTLPPGVYVAMNGQIFAWDNVQKNRAAGVFQPL
- a CDS encoding L-asparaginase, whose translation is MKALAPGTVIFHRHRGYGVITAVNLLTGWIAARFGSEQRTLDLNLSSDEVQFADGEAILFRRAPPDRMPHARLMAMVRALHLAGYQKLYLYTWPKPSGLHWRWHLFTGQRDWMQRPWREGWYGSGADYNVNPVMGWGDNPGATTDELIHALAKFDPQGLAQALGKDEDHTAWFAQVCEHLLPGYMYSLDMQRPEGAPLSDMPAVPVIPVRASLPPYPGPDIGWPPGWQGLWTRVHAMPAPRINLTGIPEA
- a CDS encoding D-2-hydroxyacid dehydrogenase family protein produces the protein MKIAILDDYQDVVRTLDCFAQLNGHEVKVFTNTIRGMGQLAARLQPFDALVLIRERTSLSRALLSKLPNLKVISQTGKVSGHIDVAAATELGIAIAEGVGSPTAPAELTWALIMAAQRKIVPYAANLKRGLWQTVSTEPAFNTLGTVLGGRTLAIWGYGKIGKLIGTYARAFGMQVLVWGSESSRAAAVADGHAAAPSRETFFEQADVLTLHLRLADATRGIVTADDLARMKPGALFVNTSRAELVADGALEAALAAGRPGAAALDVFPSEPLQEDSALLRMPNVLATPHLGYVEKDSYELYFTHAFRNLIDFTEGRCQTILNPGYTRN